From the Cryptomeria japonica chromosome 2, Sugi_1.0, whole genome shotgun sequence genome, one window contains:
- the LOC131055190 gene encoding probable carotenoid cleavage dioxygenase 4, chloroplastic, giving the protein MIMEAIFPCSTKSCFNNAPKFSPLPSHPRRLVACNVQTEAKPPATTPTEKPTSPNRSPGSAEDSTPLKPLNVQSFGSLNSSDLQSPRPLTALVCNAVDDFINNFIDKPLRPSVDPRIVLAGNFAPVKETAPTECVNIQGILPPCLDGVYIRNGPNPRYVPRAGHHLFDGDGMLHALRIKGNHATFCSRFVRTYKYVQEDIAGGPVLPNVFSGFYSFAGMARGALVTARVALGLFNPLNGGGLANTSLLHFDNKLMALGESDLPYVVRVTDSGDVETVGRYDFDGKLFMGMTAHPKLDPETGELFAFRYGAVPPFLNYFRVAPNGEKEPDVGILSMLQPSFIHDFAITGKYAIFPDTQIVVKPLDMILGSGSPIGCDTGKVPRLGILPRYATNDSEMMWVEVPGLNFIHSLNAWDEGDEIVLIAANSYPVEHILERTHLVHSTVEKVRINLSTGIVVRTPLSSKCLEFGVINGRFLAKNNRYAYMSIGAPLPKISGIVKLDFEKEEMGDAKECVVGSRIYGPGWFGSEPFFVPRSEENLNAEEDDGYVVAYTHNQSTGESRFVVMDARSPTLDIVASVELPVRVPYGFHGLFVSDRELSSSRF; this is encoded by the coding sequence ATGATAATGGAGGCAATTTTCCCCTGTTCCACAAAATCCTGCTTTAACAATGCCCCCAAATTCTCTCCACTCCCTTCTCATCCCCGTCGCCTGGTTGCATGCAACGTGCAAACGGAAGCAAAACCCCCTGCAACTACACCCACAGAAAAACCCACTTCTCCGAACAGATCTCCTGGTTCTGCAGAAGATTCGACGCCATTAAAGCCCCTGAATGTGCAATCATTCGGAAGCCTAAATTCTTCAGATCTGCAATCTCCACGGCCATTAACTGCCCTTGTATGCAACGCAGTCGAcgatttcatcaacaatttcattgATAAACCACTCAGGCCGTCGGTGGATCCGCGGATTGTCTTAGCCGGAAACTTTGCCCCAGTGAAGGAAACAGCACCGACAGAGTGTGTAAATATCCAAGGAattctcccaccatgtctggatgGCGTATACATACGCAATGGCCCAAATCCCAGGTACGTTCCGAGGGCCGGGCACCATCTTTTCGACGGCGACGGAATGTTGCATGCGCTTCGAATCAAGGGCAACCATGCAACTTTCTGCAGTCGATTCGTCCGCACGTATAAATATGTTCAGGAAGACATAGCAGGAGGTCCAGTGTTACCCAATGTCTTCTCAGGCTTCTACAGCTTTGCAGGCATGGCCAGAGGAGCGCTTGTCACAGCCAGAGTTGCTCTGGGGCTCTTCAATCCTCTCAATGGCGGGGGACTGGCTAATACCAGTCTGTTGCACTTCGACAACAAGTTAATGGCTCTGGGTGAATCTGATCTGCCATATGTCGTTAGAGTAACGGACTCTGGGGACGTTGAAACCGTCGGGCGTTATGATTTTGATGGGAAACTGTTCATGGGTATGACAGCGCATCCTAAGCTCGATCCCGAGACTGGAGAACTTTTCGCATTCCGTTATGGCGCTGTGCCGCCGTTTCTCAACTACTTCAGAGTGGCGCCCAATGGGGAAAAGGAGCCCGACGTCGGAATTCTCTCCATGCTGCAGCCGTCTTTTATCCATGACTTCGCCATTACTGGTAAATACGCCATTTTTCCCGACACCCAGATCGTGGTGAAACCTCTGGACATGATCCTCGGTTCGGGCTCCCCCATCGGCTGCGACACCGGAAAAGTTCCCCGCCTCGGAATCCTCCCACGGTATGCTACAAACGACTCTGAAATGATGTGGGTCGAAGTTCCGGGGCTCAATTTCATCCATTCTCTGAACGCCTGGGACGAAGGAGACGAAATCGTGCTGATTGCTGCGAATTCGTACCCTGTTGAGCACATCCTGGAGAGGACCCATCTGGTGCATTCCACTGTGGAGAAAGTGCGCATAAATTTGAGCACGGGGATCGTCGTCAGGACTCCTCTGTCTTCCAAATGCCTCGAATTTGGTGTCATTAACGGCCGGTTTCTGGCCAAGAATAATCGGTACGCTTACATGTCGATTGGTGCTCCGCTGCCGAAAATTTCCGGCATTGTGAAGCTCGATTTTGAGAAGGAGGAGATGGGCGATGCCAAGGAGTGCGTTGTGGGTTCGAGGATCTATGGCCCAGGTTGGTTTGGCAGTGAGCCCTTTTTTGTTCCCCGGAGTGAAGAAAATCTGAATGCTGAGGAGGACGACGGGTATGTTGTGGCTTATACCCACAATCAGAGCACCGGAGAATCGCGCTTTGTTGTTATGGATGCACGCTCCCCAACGCTGGATATCGTGGCCTCTGTGGAGCTTCCTGTGAGAGTTCCTTACGGCTTTCATGGGCTCTTCGTCAGTGATAGGGAGCTCTCCTCCAGTCGTTTCTGA